Part of the Paenibacillus sp. JNUCC32 genome is shown below.
TCATGTTCAGCAGGTCTTCCCGATCCATGAAGGATGTCTCGATGTCGACCTGGGTAAACTCCGGCTGACGGTCGGCCCGCAAGTCTTCGTCACGGAAGCAGCGCGCAATTTGGTAGTAACGCTCAAGCCCGCTCACCATAAGGAGCTGCTTGTAGATTTGCGGGGATTGCGGAAGCGCAAAGAATTCGCCAGCGTGTACGCGGCTCGGCACGAGATAGTCGCGCGCGCCTTCCGGCGAGCTCTTGGTCAGAATTGGCGTCTCCACATCCACGAAGCCCTCATCATCGAGGAAGTCGCGGAATACTTTCGATGCTTTGGAGCGCAGCATCAGCGTTTTTTGCATCTCCGGACGGCGAAGGTCCAGATAACGATACTTCAGGCGGAGCTGCTCATCCACTTCCACGCCGTCTTCGATAAAGAACGGAGGCGTTTTGGCTGCGTTCAGCACTTCGATGCTGGTTACTTGTACTTCGATTTCGCCTGTCGGCAGGTTCGGGTTGAACGTTTCCGGATCGCGCTTTACGACTTTCCCGGATACGGCCACCACGAATTCGCTGCGGACTTTATCGGCAACGGCCAAAGCCTCGCCGGAGAAATCCGGGTTAAATACGATTTGCATGATGCCGCTGCGATCGCGCAGATCGATGAACAGCACGCCGCCCAAGTCGCGGCGGGTTTGTACCCATCCGTTCAGTGTTACAGCTTCTCCAATGTTTGCGGTTGTCAGGTGACCGCAATGATGCGTCCTTTTCATCGGTTATCATTCCCCTTTAGTATAATTAAGCCGCTTTACGGCGATTAAACAAATTCCTGTACCAGGCTATCCAGCCTCACGGTTCGCTGCTCGCCGGTCTCCATCGACTTCAATGCGATTTCGCCCCGCACCAGCTCGTCGTCGCCCAGAATGGCGGTATAACGGGCTTGCAGACGATCGGCCGATTTCATCTGGGCTTTCATTTTCCGGCCGAGATAATCGCGTTCCGCGGACACGCCATTGCTGCGGAGTTCGTAGATCAATTTCGCCAATTCCCGCTCGGCGGCTTCACCCAGCGCCACCAGATAGACATCCAAAGGCTTCGAGGCCGACAGATTGACGCCTTGATGCTCCAGAATCAATTGGATACGCTCAAGGCCGATGCCGAACCCGATGCCCGGCTGATCCGGTCCGCCGATCTGGCCGACGAGACCGTTGAAGCGTCCGCCCCCGCCTACCGTATCAATCGCGCCGATGCCCTGGGCCTTGAATTCGAAGGCGGTATGCGTGTAATAGTCCAATCCCCGAACCAGTCTTGGATTGATCTCATACTCGATGCCCATGGCGTCCAGGTACCCTTTGACTTTCTCGAAATGCGTGCTGCACTCCTCGTCCAGGCTGTCCAGGATCGAAGGCGCATCACCGAACTTCCCTTGGTCCTTCTTGCAATCCAGCACGCGAAGCGGGTTGCGTTCCATGCGCGACTGGCAGTCCGAGCAAAGGCTGTCTTTCATCGGTTCCAGGAAAGCAAGCAGCGCACTGCGGTAAGCTGCCCTTACCTCGGGCGTTCCCACGGAGTTAATCTCTGCTTTTACCCCGTTCAGTCCAAGTTCCTTGTAGAAGCTGTACCCCAGCGCAATGACCTCGGCATCGATAGCCGGATCCGCGGTGCCGAACACCTCAACGCCGAACTGGTGGAACTGGCGGTATCGGCCCGCCTGCGGCCGCTCATAGCGGAACATGGGCCCCATATAGTACAGCTTCGTGACATCGGGCTCTCCATACAGCTTGTTTTGCACGTAAGCCCGAACGACGCCTGCCGTCCCTTCCGGACGAAGAGTCATGCTGCGATCCCCTTTGTCCTTGAACGTGTACATTTCCTTCTCTACGATATCCGTCGTTTCGCCGACCCCGCGTTCGAACAATTCGGTCTGTTCGAAGATCGGTGTGCGAATTTCGCGGTAGTTGTACCTCCGGCATAGATCACGTGCCTTTTCCTCGATAAACTGCCATTTCTCGACGGCTCCTGGCAGGATGTCCTGCGTGCCTGTCGGCTTCTCGAATTTCTCGTTTGCCATCTTCATCCCTCCGCGTCCTATGACATACTCACATTTTGAACATGTCCCTTGCTAGATCTGTTTAACTATGGAAAAACTCCTAGGGAGTCATTTCTCAACAAGCCGTGAAACCAAAAAATCTCCCGTCCCGCTGTCCTAAGACAACAGGGACGAGAGATGTTTAATTTATCACCCGTGGTACCACCCACATTCCGGCGGCGACACATCCTAACATGTGTTCAACCATCCGCTTCATCCGTATAACGCCCGGCCGCGCAGTTCGGCTACTGTCTATCCCACCGGTTAACCGGTGCTTGCTTCGCCGTCTGTTCTCGGGGAGGTCATTCGTCCACTCATCAAGCGAATCCTTACAGCCAAGGGATTCTTCTCTGGTCTTGTGGGGATGGAGTACTTGTTCCCGTCATGAAATCCGTTATTCATAAATATAGTATACCCAAAACATTATATTTTTAGATTCTAATGAACCGCCGCACTAAAGTCAAGAAACTTTGCAGAAATTTCCCGAAAAAAGAAAAAGACCTACAAACCACTGTTGTAGGTCCAAAACATATATTATATAAAAAAGGGGGTCATGCTGTTATTATAAACAGGGAATATTAAAGAAAGATTGAACAAACATTACAGTTATATTACAAGCAAGAAAGCGCTTTTATCTCATAGAGTTGAAAAGGACCGCTCCACCAAAGGAACGGCCCTTTTTTGCGTTTCGGGCGGATAAGCCCCCTCTTAGTAACTCATCGCCTGCCGCGTCTATTTGCTAATCAGACATTAATCAAATCGCTCCACATAAGCGTTATTCGCCCGCAAATCATGCACGATCTGATCATAGTCCTCGTCCCTTACCTTAACGGACAGGGTATATCTGAGATCGTCATAATCCCCGTCGGTCACGTCCGCTTCGCGCCATCCGTCGCCGGGCAGATCATCCCTGTCCGGCCGATCCTGGGCGATGTCGCGGCTGGTATCCCTTGCGCCCACAATCACCCCAGGAGCCCCGACTACGCCGCCGGGAGCCCCCATCGTTGTAGCCCCTGCCGTAGCACCACCCGTGCCGGCATTGCCCCATGGCACCAGCGGCACGAGGATATTCCCTCCGCTTCGGACCGAATCCTGAAGCTGTCCTACTTCCAGCTGTTCCGTGTTGTACGTCAGCAGCCTCGTCCTTGCGCCTTCAGCGTCGTCTTCCGTCCTGAAATAAGCTTGAATTTGTCTAGACATGTCCATTCCTCCTTTTTTTCAACCCGCGTGTTTGAAAGATCGGTATTACATGGACAACCATACAGCTAATTTAGCGCCTACAGCGCTTTTAACAGCTCGCGCACGAAGGCCGGCTCGTCTTTCGGAGTCCGGGACGTAATGAAATTCCGATCCACGACGACTTCCTCATCCTTAAAGTTGGCGCCGGCGTTTACCATATCATCCTGAAGCGGAGGATAGGAAGTGATCGTGCGTCCCTTCAGCAGGTCGGCGCTTGCCAAAATTTGCGGCCCGTGGCATATCGAGGCAATCGGTTTGCCTGCCTTGTCCGCCGCTGCAACAAACTGCAATATATGGGAATCCAGACGCAAGTTTTCCGGAGAAGAACCGCCTGGAATAACCACCGCATCATAATCGTTTATGTTGACGTCCGCAATGGCTTTATCGGTTGTGTAGGAAGCCTTGCCCTGTTTGCCCTTTACCTCTTGTCCTTGTTTCAATCCAATGATATCAGCCTGATGCCCCGCTTCCTTCACGGCATCGTAAGGAGTTTTCATCTCGGAATCTTCGAATTGGTCGGCTAGTAGAAATGCTACTTTACTCATCTGGCATGTCTCCTTCCTGAAATGTCCTCGATTTGTTATTACCCTGGAATCTCTTTTTTATAACAGCGGAATTCACGAAAAAGGCCCATGAACGGAGCTTGGCTGCAACAGGCATTGTCTGAAGGAAGCTTTGAGTATGGCGATGATCGGCGAACGTCAAA
Proteins encoded:
- the hisS gene encoding histidine--tRNA ligase; amino-acid sequence: MANEKFEKPTGTQDILPGAVEKWQFIEEKARDLCRRYNYREIRTPIFEQTELFERGVGETTDIVEKEMYTFKDKGDRSMTLRPEGTAGVVRAYVQNKLYGEPDVTKLYYMGPMFRYERPQAGRYRQFHQFGVEVFGTADPAIDAEVIALGYSFYKELGLNGVKAEINSVGTPEVRAAYRSALLAFLEPMKDSLCSDCQSRMERNPLRVLDCKKDQGKFGDAPSILDSLDEECSTHFEKVKGYLDAMGIEYEINPRLVRGLDYYTHTAFEFKAQGIGAIDTVGGGGRFNGLVGQIGGPDQPGIGFGIGLERIQLILEHQGVNLSASKPLDVYLVALGEAAERELAKLIYELRSNGVSAERDYLGRKMKAQMKSADRLQARYTAILGDDELVRGEIALKSMETGEQRTVRLDSLVQEFV
- a CDS encoding type 1 glutamine amidotransferase domain-containing protein encodes the protein MSKVAFLLADQFEDSEMKTPYDAVKEAGHQADIIGLKQGQEVKGKQGKASYTTDKAIADVNINDYDAVVIPGGSSPENLRLDSHILQFVAAADKAGKPIASICHGPQILASADLLKGRTITSYPPLQDDMVNAGANFKDEEVVVDRNFITSRTPKDEPAFVRELLKAL